From Cryomorphaceae bacterium, one genomic window encodes:
- a CDS encoding type 1 glutamine amidotransferase, translated as MKNSLFLLAALSPLLFACDNPGTEQAERKSAVQTTPEAATAHRHTKVALLTAEGFQDAEAYMPLGYLTNHGCEVTVIGIETGKVKAYNSDITIHIQKKVSDVNAADFDALVIPGGKAPAKLRENSDVIDFVKAFHAKGQPIAAVCHGPQILITAGILTGRNATGVEGIADELKEAGVNYSDEALVIDNHFITSRVPDDLPQFVKAIANAVEKQERKSSL; from the coding sequence ATGAAAAACTCACTTTTCTTGTTAGCCGCACTTTCACCCTTGTTGTTTGCCTGCGATAATCCGGGAACGGAACAGGCTGAGCGCAAATCCGCTGTACAGACTACCCCCGAAGCAGCCACAGCACATCGCCATACCAAAGTGGCCCTTCTCACCGCTGAAGGTTTCCAGGATGCCGAAGCATACATGCCCCTCGGTTACCTCACCAATCACGGTTGTGAAGTCACGGTAATCGGAATAGAAACCGGCAAGGTGAAGGCCTACAACAGCGATATCACCATCCACATTCAAAAGAAAGTATCTGACGTGAATGCTGCCGATTTTGACGCACTGGTGATTCCGGGTGGAAAGGCACCGGCTAAGCTCCGCGAAAACTCCGATGTCATTGACTTTGTAAAAGCGTTTCACGCCAAAGGACAACCCATTGCCGCCGTTTGTCATGGTCCGCAGATTCTCATCACAGCCGGCATACTGACTGGCCGAAACGCCACTGGTGTAGAAGGTATTGCCGATGAACTCAAAGAGGCCGGTGTGAATTACAGCGATGAAGCACTGGTAATCGACAATCACTTCATCACCTCGCGTGTGCCGGACGACCTGCCTCAATTTGTGAAGGCCATTGCTAATGCAGTTGAAAAACAAGAGAGAAAATCATCCTTGTGA